CACAGAGAGCCCCAGGCGGCTGTGCTAAGCGCAGCAGAAGCTCTCTCCTGGTTTCCCTATGGAGACACGAGCTGCCCACgttttgttttctgctaatATCCAACCAGAAGCAATTTGTTCACATTTTACAACAAAGCAGAACTCTGCATAAGGaagttttatttgcttgcttgAGAAGTAACTGCACTCCCTTGAGGCTTCTGGGAATACTGACTTTTGCTGTTAGCACAGGGGTTTTTTAAGAGTAAAAGGTCAGACTATTCTGCTGGAAAAAGTGTTTCCAGCACTGTTGGACAGATGTGACTTATGACCCAGAATCTAGATAACATGGGAGATTGAAGCCTTCCTTGCCTATACACGTGCACCGAGGTGTGTCTGGTAGTGTTTCCAGATCTGCTTAGTCATGTAACGCAGATACAAAGAAAATTGCAGGGAGGATGACATGTCTACAGTGTTTTTCCTctaaattttgtttaaatttctgAAAGTGGACAAACCtagcaacagaaaacacagctagGCATTTTGTAAATATGCATTGAAGCTATAGTGTTTCACATACATTAAGCTGTCAAaaggtttttttgttactgttcaCAAATACAAACTCACTGTTAGATGACTTGGCTGGATTAACCGTTTGTAGGCCTGGCCATGATAAGCTTTAAGAGATAACCCAGATCTAGTGACTACTCCTACAAGGAATTGACATCCACTGTGTCAGAAGActgcaagggaagaaaacatgaattcAAGCATGAAAGTTAATCAGAGTGTAGAGAAACTGGGAAAACTCATCTCACCTAACTTTGTAGACACCTATGTCCAGTCTACCTCTCTAGTCTCCTTTAAGTAGTTCAAAGCTCAAGTCTAAATTCAAGAGAAATCCCTCACCATGCACTTGAACTACAGCTGATATGCAAACCACTCCAAAGGATGCTATCTAAACTGAGGCAGTTAAAAGTTTAGATGAAGGCATCTGGTCTCCTAAGAACATCTAGGTTCAGATTGGCCATCCAGGAGTTAAAACTAGGGCAAATGCCAAAGTTGGCCTAATGACTTAGAAGAGAATATTCACCCCAGCTGCAGCCATTGCCTACCAGCTTGTTTCCATTTAGCCTCTTCCTTTAAAACAGTAAGGTAcaagttttgggtttgggttttttgtttctttcagatatGATACTGGTTTCTTGACAAaggattaaaaaatgttttgtgaacTTTCCCCTACATAAAACATATCAAAGTTTTGTTAATTTAGGTTGGAACTGTGTTCAAAGTTATGAGCCAATATCTAAACTGTACTTGCAGAGGCACTGGGTGCACACACAAACTGTTGTGCCTTTACTGTATTAGCAGGGGAAACAGGGACTGTAGCTAATGGCTATTCCCTATTATCTCTGTGGCTAATGAGACCTGTTGGGATATACTCCATCCTGCcttgcagaaataaatgtgCAGCTCCAGTGTTCCATATGATTTAAAACAGAAGTCccatttgttgttgtttttgcaAACTGGCACTGTCTGTATTCAGCACACACTTTATTTTCCATGAAACATTCCTGCACACTGAAATACGCCCTCCAAACCCAGCAGGAGAAGTGCTCAATGTAACCGGCTTAGAGACCTAGGAATATGTTTACAAAAGATAGCCTTGCAAAGGGAATAGAGAAATTGAAAGgaaactttcttttctccagtgaCCCACATGCTGACTTAAGTGTTGGTTTCAAGTATGTGAAGGCCACTAGGTGCTTTCCTAAACATTTTGAAGAGCAAACAGGTCACCTAGAAGCTGGCAGGTGTTCTCAGTGCTACTGAGCAtgaacagggtttttttaacaggATATATTTTTGCCAGCAGTTCCTTACATTTGAATAACAAATGCGAGACCTTGCCtaagcaaaaccagaacaacaCTGTGATGTTCAGTGGAAACTAGTGACCATCTTTCTTTGGCTAACATCAACTGCTGCCATGTCAATACGAGGCAGACAAAGAGAAGGTTGTGAATGAGGTGTTACCTGCTCACCATTGCTTTTAGAACTAACTTTCCACATAACAGCATGTTAAGCTTTCAGATTTCCTTCTAGTTCTCGCTAGTCAGccccctttctctctctctctctctatccTGCTTAATTTGTAATCTTAGTTTGTGTCTCTTTGGCAAATTTCAAACCGTCTTGCTCATCTATGATTATCCCGTTTTTCCTCCACACTTCTGGCTCCTGGACCATTCTTCTTCCTGGCTGCAGTTCTCTCTGGATGAAGACAGTATACAAGAGTAAAAGTAGCATGCCATTGACAGGCAGGCAGTATGAGGACTTCCAGAGCATTTCACACCTAAAAcccttttcttttgcatcttttcttttttcagttttccatcagGCAGCACAGAAATAATTCTAATATTTATACAAATTAAAGGATTTCTTAGATCACTACTAATAATGATATCAGACTCCTCTCTGAAACCAGTGTTAAGGGATTCATTTCCTCTGCAAGTATCCCTCCAAACCCACTCAAGTAATAACACAATACAGAACAGCATGACTCCACTCTAAGGTCACTCATGGCCTAATATAAAGGTGCATTGACCACTTCAACATATGATCTGCTGATCCTCACTATCCTAGAGTGAAAGGTGCCAGCCACTCAACCCTGCTGAGGTAAGTGACTGGCATCACTTAACTCAGTCCAGCAGTTATGGATGGAATTAACTCTATCCTCTAGCAGTTGTTGGCAATTTAAGAGTGGAAAACCAGTGGGAGATACAACTTGTGTTTTGAAACCCAAGCTGGGCATGGAAAGGAAGACTTACATACCAGGTACCAGAAGTCTGTATTTGTCTGCCCATACCAGTGGGAAATGcaattttaacatatttttgtacCTCTTAAAGAGTTAAGCTGCAAGTGGGGTATGGTAGCATTTTTCTAGCATCCTTCTTTTCAGATTTACTTGTTTAGCTTGCCTAAAAGTTTGACAACACAAAGGGAcataagttttttttcttaatcctgGTTACAAAAGTAATCAAATTTTACAGGAAAGCCCTACCTCATACACACATGTGAATGAGTCACATAAcaatattttctccttcaatTCTACTTATGCTTGAAGAACAAAAGGAACACTTGAATACACAGTTTGCTAGCGCTCACTGTTTGAGTTATGTGTATAAGCACATACCTGCCCTCACACGAACAAAGATGAGTTTCAGTTCTTGCAAGCCAAAAAGCTACACAATTTTATTGGACATAATAGTAAAATAAGTTGCATCAGACAAGAAGCAGAGCATATTTAGTTAAAAAATCCACTTAATCTAGTTGCATTCTAACAAATAAACAATTGCCCTTTTCTAGTCTGCTGTGTGGGAAAGCCATGggggaaagctggagagggagcaATCTGAAGAGGGAGGTCATTCTTTGTTTTGTCCTTACCAGGttaatttcttaatatttttttccctatttccttttttctacaCTTTTGTCATGGCAATATTAAGCATCAGATTTAGTTACTGGCATCTGCTGGAACAAAGCTTCCTCCTATGCAAATGGTGCTGTGCTACATCAGGCCCTGTCACAAGGCAGTCATTGTCTACTGTAGATATGTAAGCcctaatattttcatttaaaaaaaaaatgagtggaAGCTGAACTTTTGTTGTTATcctacagctgcagaaataaaccaCGTCTGCCTTACCTCAGCCTGCAAAACAGATTGTACGTTTCTTCCATGATGCTTCATTCTCAAAGATAATATATTTGTAACCTGCAGGTGAAATGCTGGTAAGATTGTGCATGTGGTTTGAAATAATTgattcatgaagaaaaataatcagttttgCAAGGAAAACTTTGCAGAgagatctaaaaaaaaaacaattcatCCACAGGCCTTAACTTAAAGATAGTAACTGACTACATTTGGACCTATTATAGATGCGTGAGCAAATGATGTACCAACTCTTTCACATTAATTCCACTTTCACATTCAAAGCCCATCCTCCTGCTCAGCACGGAGAGGTACCAGCCATGTGGATTGCATGGAGATGTATACTGCTGTAGTAGCAGCTACTAAGGAGATAGCATCTCTGCCCAGACAGATATGCAGTGCCTGTCTTCTTGGAACAGCACGGAAGTGCCTGGTGACACAAAGGTGTCAGGATGCACCACAGAAACATGGGAAGTTTGCCTATGGCATTGGCCATTGTTAACAAGTACGCTCAGGTACTTTGCCTGTAAAATCCAGAAATCTGCTGCAACTTCTAACAGTGACTGCTGGAGgcctgctgcttttgcttagCCCGGAATCAGGAAGAGACAAAGCACCAACAGGGTGGGTGACACAGGGAGGCTGGTGACACAAAGCTGAGCACTTGAGTGGTCTGGGAAAGGAATCATGGCTCAGAGCACCTGCCAAGGGTGAGGCAGGCCAGCACAGATCCCATGTGGTGGCACACCAGCCAAATGAGGAGCCATAACCAGGGGAGATCTTTCCAAGACCTCCTGTGACTCACAGAGGGTTTAGGTTGCCACCACCAAATAGGACTGACAGTCCTGTGGAGCAAAGTGCTGATGCCAGCCACAACAGGTGCCACTGGGGAGatcaacagagaaaaatagGCAACTTTTTCCAGGCAGAAATTTAGGCAACACACTCTCCAGAAAGATATGCTGCTTATCAGGGGCTCATATCAGGGATGTCACCAAGAGACTACTGAGCTCTCATACAGCCCACTGACTattatctgctgctgctgtttcccatGGGCACCAGCGATACTCCTCCACTACCTTGTCTGTATCAAGGATTACAAAGACCTGGGATTGGTGGTAAGGTACTATGGAGCACAGGTAGTTTTCTCATCAGCCCTCCATGTCAAAGGCAAGGGGTTTGAAAGGACCCCTCAAATCTGGTGAATCAACAAACAATTATAGGACTGGTGCCACAGCCAGGGGCTCAACTACTTAGGCTGTGGGACTTACTTTGAGAAACCTGGGCTGATGGGACCCATCTGTCAGAGAAGGAGAAGAACATCTTCAGGCACAGACTTGCCAAACTGGTGAAGAGAACTTTAAACTAAAGTTACCAGGGGAGAGAAACCTCAATCCATCTCACTCTTAACAGTTTGATGCCAGAGACAGCAAGAGATGCCCAGAGCCTGGAGATGGATTGCTGGTCAACAGGAAAGtacctgaagagcagcacaaacgAATTCCAGCCACTACAGGTAGTAAgtcagttttactttttaacCATTGGTTTTAATGACAATGATAACAATTTACTGagtttcctcttccctttggTTCCTCCCCCCACACCAGTATTTAGGGTCTCACTGAAGGTAGCAAGGCATTCATTTCATAAAAATCTTCCTCACAGTTTCTACATAATGTTCATCTGGTGGAGGTTTCCTTGGgctgccaggctgcaggaaCTTCTTAATTGTAGGCATATTGctcattcttattttaaaagcctaaaaataaaaacaaaaacaacacaaaaaataacAGTAGGAGAAAAATTCAAGTTGCTCCAATAGCAAAGAGTGCTCCTTGGACAGAGCAAGTGCTTCCCCCTGCTGCCAGAAGAGACCCTGACACTTATTCAGATCTTGTGCCATCTACACAAGTCTCCTTCTGCCCACAGAAGGACCCACTGCTGCAAAAAGCCTATTCTTACCCATAAAGGCAGTACTGGAGCAGACAATGTCTGCATCTCTGCTGCCTGAAGGAAGCTAAAGGCAAAAATCCAAGAGTACCAGGGTGATAGTTTTGCAGATACAAATACACTAACTCAGCTCacaaccttttccttttcattgccGGTTCGGATGATGTGAACTATGATCAGGAAAAAACACAATAGATGTAAATGAATTCCATTTTTACTGGAGGGGGTAGTGAAGGAATCCCTCCGTAATTCAAGGCATGGCTTCAGCAGAACTGTGCCCATGCCCAGTGGCTAAGATACCGGATATCATGCTAGAAGATGGGAGCTAGAAGCAAGAATTACCTGGTGCTGCAAAACTGTGTAAGGGATAAAAGCTGACACACATTACTGACTACTTTGTGGCTGAAGTGCCCCTTTCTGTCACACTGAATTTAGGTTGCTGAAAAAGTAACTGGGGTGGTGGGGTGGAAATCAGTTCCAAGTAGAAAAGCTTAATTGTGATAGTCTGATGAGGAACTATTTCTTTTGTTAATGGAAATAAAGCCAAAGTCATTAAGTCCACCTTTCAAATTAAGTCTGTAAGCACAAAGAAACATGACCTTAAGCCTTGCATACTCAACCCAAATTTGCATTTTCTACATTGATTTATTGCCATGACTACAGGCACAAGGGAGGACTTCtgaacactgttttttttttccagtcacagACTAGTTGGGTCCGCTGTAGCTCAAAGTCTTACTGGCTCCTGCAGGCCATGCCCTAGGCTTGCCCATGCACTGTCCTATATAGCATGCTGCATGCCTGGAGACTTCTGATTTCTGGTCAAGTCTCACAGCAGGCATGCCTCATTTCTTCTTGGCTTCAAACTTTGTACATGGCACAAAGGCAGAAAGTTCATCCTCAACTGTATTGATTATTGACAAACAAGCAAAAGCCCTGTGGCTTAATGCTAAGGCTTGAATTTTTAGTCATACCATAGAGTATGAAAGTGAAGTGAAGTTACTGGGATCTCAAAATCCCTTTTGTACTTAATGTCAAGCAAACATGATAGCGACAGGTCCTCTGATTTACAAAGCATAGAGAGATGATCGTTTCATGATTGCCCTCTATCTCCTGAATGCGTGTATGCTCAATAACAACATTACCTGCAACTTAGGAAACCCTGACAGCACAGCAGGTACTTTCTCCTCCACTGCTAAAATGGCTTCAATTAGCTGAACATCTGCCCAGCTGAATTTGTTGCCCACCAGAAAGTCTTGGCCATGTTGTTTCAAAACCTGTGGAATACAAGAGAATGTGAGCTGCAAACGAACATGGGACATATGATGCTTGGCAGCTAAGCCTCACAGCACAGCTGTACTGCTGAACAGCTATTACATCTCAGTTTTCAGGGTGGAGATTTCAGCTGGAAGTGGTAAGCCATTATTGCTGGGAAAAATATGAATTCTTATAGTACATGGTACTACAAACTTTGGTTAATCGATAATGATAAATAATGATAGACACTGGGAACAGGACAAAACCGCATGCTTAAGTAGACTAGTAACAGTCATAGGATTAGAAATAGGGATAATGGAAGAAGAGTAACTTGGAGAACTTATAATATTGCCAGTTACATACTTCATTTAAAGTTATGTCTAATGCTGATACCAGGAAGCAAACTTAGAAGTGCAGAATTACAATAGCTAACCAAAGAAAATCCCTGCCTTTGGGAATAAAGTTACTGTAGTCATGAGAACCTCCAAGATGTTCAGGCTTCAGTATTGTTTTTCATCAAAAGTGGATACTCTAAAAGTGATAAATATTGCCAGATGCCTGAGTCATATGGGTTTAACCTGTTGTTTTCAAAAATGGGATGTGCAAAAATCTGTGACTGTTGTTTTGCTGAAGTGCTCCTAACCTCTCTACCTGATTTACTTATACGGGATTTTTGTATTCTTCTAAGGAAAATCGTCCAACTGAAATTAGAGCATACCTCCCTGTTAGACTTCGATGTAAGTGTGGAACTGTcccttcagggaaaaaaaaagttgtatgTGCTTGCTTGTACTTTACTGAAAAGATTTGCTCTGTAGCTGACAACGTGTTTCTTTGTAGATGTTCAAATACCACAGCCCTGACAACATAAGTCAACAAATAGAGAAACACGTTGCTGTATTTCCCCTTCTTTGACAGGACCAAGAAAGCCGAGGATTTGGAACTGGCAGCATTACAAACATGTTCTTATTTTGGGGAAACTTTTTATAATTGTAAATACAAGTTTTATAGACAGAGCCTCACTCTCGCTTACCTTTTCAAAGACTGGGAAGTACCTGTTAGTTGCCCTCTCCTTAATTGAGTcaagatttttctcctttgcctccggtggagagaaaggaaacacCAAAATCATTTGCATCAGATCTATTATTCCTTCCACGTACATGTCAATCCTATTGGTTGAGGGGAAGACAGTAGAACAGCACAGAAGTTATTTCATCTGTATTCCAGTTAACTAAGTCAAGAGTTATATCACCACCATCGTGCCAATTTTCATAGCCAAAGCTAAACATGAACtaaagctaattttttttttcaaaggactAGAAGCCTGTTTCTGTCCAGGagcatttcagaagcagcagttaAAATCTAAGAAAAGGCTGGAGTCCTTGCTTTTTAATGTGCTAGCCTTTCTCAGGCCTTTCTACTGGATATGCAGGATTAAATTTGTTATAGATAATGCAGTTATCAAATAACAGATTGCTCATTAAGTGGAAGGAGGTGTTACAGTACAGGGCTCTCTCCTTTAAGTCTTTCCCGTAGAGATTGTATTTCCCTGCTATGTAGCTGAGGATAGCTCTGGTCTGCACCATCTTCATCCCATCGATCTCAACCAGGGGCACTTGCTGGAACATCAGGCTTCCATCTAGGGTGGAGAGTTGAAGGAAAGCTTGTTAGTTCCTCCTAGACTGCTAGCTTTACAGGAGAGTGAGcacatttcttttgcagtgtAGATCATTGGTGTCTTGCCCTAACTGTAAAAAAACAGGCAGTAAACTAACACTGTGGGAAAGATTGAGTATTGTCTAGTCTGCTCACGCTTTTGTAGGTAGGTCACCCTAGTGCAGCTGGGCCCCTTCAGAGCATTGACAGAGCTTCACTGGCTAATGGGAACTGGCACTGCCTGTTCCTTTGCGCTTCAGGACCCTGCCTCATGCTGCCAGGAAAAGCCTGAGACAGCGCTCTGAATGCAAGGGATTGGAGGAGAATAAAGATGATTGGAGGAGAAGAACGATCTGTGTTAAAACCAAGCTTAAACAAATCTTATTATTTTGAATTCAAATCAGTTTCCTGTCAGGAACATATACAAATGAGCCAAAAATGAATGGGGTAGTACCACAGCCAGACTGAGCTACTGAGATAAAGGGAGAGCTCAGGCTGCTTTAAGTTACAAAGGGAGAGGCAAGGACTGTGACAGGAGTTGCTGTTTAAGTGCAGTCACTCCAGGGACAAAAGTTTAAGAGTTCCCTTAGATGTTTGTTACAGGTCTATCCTATGTGCCATTCCACAACAATTTAAGCCTACTTAGATACATCTTTCAGTCCCATTTTCTCCCGATGCTGGTAGGAGCATTTATCTGAGCCTTCACTGAGACAGCTCTGAGAGCTAAGCTGACATTCAACATAACAAAGTTAGCCTTTTCTAGACCAGTTTTCTGCTGGACTAATTCACTGATTTTGGCGATAATCCCTCCACCACTGACACAGTAAGAGCATCCAGAGAATAATCCTGCCCTgttaaaatcacagcaaaactCCAAATCCAGCTAGACAGCTGCCACCTTGCATTACTCAAAGCTAATACCTTAATTGCTCAATTTTAATCCATTCAGTGCAAGGTCTGTGTGCAAGGGTTTGGGTACAAGGGTTCATTTTAACAGGTACATAGTTGCTTTTTGCTCCACAGAGCTAGTAAAATACTTTGCTAGTTTAGAACTAATAAACATTATTCTCTCATTCCATATTATGAGTTTGCAGTTTTAATTCAATAATTATTCAATAATAGTTCTGTCTGTAGCCTGCGTTTATTTCTTGCAAGTATTCATAGGaagattttgtcttttcagaacACACTTCTGCAGCTTAAGGAGAATTATGACTTGGCATCTacccagcacaaacacagcaggaTGGGAAAATTGACAGCGCTGCAAGGATATTTTTCAGCAGAAAGATACAAAGTAACAAATAAAATCCGATTTTCTGGCTCTTGACAAAAAGCGATGCAGAAAATGTGAATAGGCTGAACGCATGGTTTGTTTCTTGTCCACAGAACAGAGGGATTTCTGTCATGGTCAGTAGCTTCTCCTCACTTTACAGTGAGAACCAATTCACATAACCCCTGCATTGAATATATATGTAGGATTAAAAGCAGTTTGCAAGTTGTTTGCAGACTGGATTGTACTGTTGGAAAGTGGTCTGTGGAGcatacatgaaaaacaaccttCTAGAATCATTTGTCACTGACCAGCAGAGCTTGCTGATATCCAGGTAACAATTTGGGCAACTCAGATTGAGCCAAACTAGTTATCTCAGACAAGCAGGTACAGGTCCGGCCAGGCTGGTGCCTCCAAAATAGCTCTCTGTAAACTGCCTGTTGGGGTCAGCCCTTGGCTAAGGCTTCATCCTGAACACTGCTGGAGCATTGCTTACATAATTAGCTGGCATAGGCCAAAGTCACACCTGGACTGTTCTAACAGTGTGATGGTGTCTAAACAGAGAATAACCTGGCAAGAAAAGCACATTGgtagggagagaaagaaaaattagaagtAGCGTGAGGTTGTGTTGCTGTGTTCTGTCCTGCTGTGCGTGACCAGTAGCATTCCAGAAGTCCCTTTATCAGGATGGctaatttgtcttttttcaaCCCATCCTATTAACCCTcacctttttctctgtgttctcACCCTCTAAAGCTCTTTATACATACATAGAAGTCCGTGATCTTTACAAAACTTCCCTATCCTTTTCATCACCATCTAATTCTTCCCTCTGGATATAGATAAGCTTGGATGCTGTATCCAAGATTACACCTCTCTGGATTAATTAATCATGTGAAGCAAGTTCAGATTTGGGCTTTCAGTACCTGAGATATCATATTTAGAGCTATAATTGGTGTCTTTATACtacactgcccccccccccccccccccccatgttaTCAGACTGCCAGGCAGTTGGACCTGAAAATTTAATTCTGATCTTCTTGATACCATTTATGTTTGTGTTCATTTTAGTTTTCCTGTCAGGATTTCTTTAAACACAGCTTTCCTTGCTGAGCAAACAGCCACGTCCTCTTCCAAGGCTCCTAGTACGACTTGGCAAGCACAGCTGTGAGGTTTCTTTTACATGTCTTGGGCAGCAGGTAAACTGCAGGGCAGGTACATTCTCTAGCACAATCCCAATTCCTTCCCCACCCTGTCAGCAAGGTCTTCTCCTACAGCTTTTAGATGAGAGGAGTTGTTTGGCACTGAAAAGAACAAGTTACTCAAAACTAGTATTGCAGTATTCTAGGTGTGCACCTAGAAGTTTGCACTGGTTTaaataaactaattttaaaCCACAAGTTTAGCTAAACTGGAGCAGGTTTTTTGAGAGACTAAGCCTCAGACACTGGGATTCTTACCTTTGATTATCTTCTCATATTGctcttttgtttccagaaaaatttcttcaaacTGGAAGGGGGAGAGAGAATAGTGTTACATTGCTGTAtttgaacatttttcttctccaagtgTGCATATAACCATGCACAGAATGACAGaactgagcaaaaaaaaaaaaactggatgGGATCTTCAACTACACTGTTTGGCTGTAAATGTCCTGAGGATCCCTAGCACATCTTCACAGTTGGGGAGATGCAGGAGGACTTGGCCAATTCTGCCCCAGTGCACTAATGCAGAAATAACCTAAGGGTAGAAACAGAGTACAGACATCTTCAGGAGGAAGACAGGTTACAGTCAGTGCCAAGAGAAGCACAAGGTAAATCAACTATTTCTAACCCCATCCTGGGTCCTTAAGTCAACAAAATGCTTCTCCTTATGCACATTGTAACTGAAAAGTAAATAAGGGCCTTTAAATACAGCCCCATTTTGACCCCTTGTGATGAATTACTTCAGGGGACTGATACTAGCTTTAATGTAACTCCAAGCTCCATTGAGTTTGCATCCAAAACCATCAAGTACGCTAGTTACAAACCTGCAGAGCTATGGGCCAAATGTATTTAGCCACCCTTTTGTAGCCATTTACCCTCACGTGCATGTTAAATTGGTCCTCACTGAAGCCAGTTGAAAATAGCAGTCTGGACACTGTACTGAGTGTCAACTAACCTCCACACCAGCTGCTGCCAACAGCCATCGTATGGACTCCATTCGCCCCCTTCCATTAAGGTAGGTAAGCCTAGGCTTCCCAGACATGCTTCTGAGCTCCTGGTTCCCTGAAAAACattaagcagaaaacaaacagcaccTCCTAAACTGGTGCAAGTACCATTATTTTGAGGGGAGAATAGAGCCTTTTAGTCTCACTATgcctgttgaagtttgaactTAATCtggtttaaaacataaaatgagaGATGGACtagtcacaccacacaggctaTCCTAGGAAAGATGTGCAGATATATGAAGCTTTCCACAATGCTGCTAGGGAGGTTTGTTATGACTATATTCAAATACAGACAAGTTTAAACAAGTGGCAGAAGTCTCAAGCTATAGGAGGAACCTTGCTGCATTTTAATGCAATTATACAAAGCTACTGAAAATCCTACCACATTCTCAGGGAAGTTACCCTCATTTCCATCATCATCattgaagagaggaaaagaaaaggaaaacatgttttacCGGTAGCTAAATGCTGGAGCTCATTTTGCAGCTTCAACTGC
This window of the Melopsittacus undulatus isolate bMelUnd1 chromosome 3, bMelUnd1.mat.Z, whole genome shotgun sequence genome carries:
- the LOC101870561 gene encoding glutathione S-transferase-like isoform X2 translates to MSGKPRLTYLNGRGRMESIRWLLAAAGVEFEEIFLETKEQYEKIIKDGSLMFQQVPLVEIDGMKMVQTRAILSYIAGKYNLYGKDLKERALIDMYVEGIIDLMQMILVFPFSPPEAKEKNLDSIKERATNRYFPVFEKVLKQHGQDFLVGNKFSWADVQLIEAILAVEEKVPAVLSGFPKLQAFKIRMSNMPTIKKFLQPGSPRKPPPDEHYVETVRKIFMK
- the LOC101870561 gene encoding glutathione S-transferase-like isoform X1 gives rise to the protein MRTCQQKVPGNQELRSMSGKPRLTYLNGRGRMESIRWLLAAAGVEFEEIFLETKEQYEKIIKDGSLMFQQVPLVEIDGMKMVQTRAILSYIAGKYNLYGKDLKERALIDMYVEGIIDLMQMILVFPFSPPEAKEKNLDSIKERATNRYFPVFEKVLKQHGQDFLVGNKFSWADVQLIEAILAVEEKVPAVLSGFPKLQAFKIRMSNMPTIKKFLQPGSPRKPPPDEHYVETVRKIFMK